One part of the Microbacterium saperdae genome encodes these proteins:
- a CDS encoding penicillin acylase family protein: protein MTTDSQPIDVPARRAWGPRIGRIAFLVLAAIIVIAVAAAFFVTWTIQRSFPQTSGTVTLDGLAAEVTVQRDDRGIPTITADSTDDLFFAEGFVHAQDRFFEMDFRRHVTSGRVAEMFGESQAGTDAFLRTLGWRKVAEAEVAAMDEKTLSYYEAYADGVNAYLASRSGAELSLEYAVIGMQNPDYTPEPWEPADSVAWLKAMAWDLRGNVEDESERALLAAELDAGPTADPAVATSTILEKLYPDYPFDENPVIVPKISTVPTLDTDAEAAFTTVPEQDGDIQLATTTLDWEETSSVVEAASILVGEVGEGIGSNSWVVSGSLTETGMPLLANDPHLGASLPSVWYQVQLKCSTVNEACPFDVGGFSFSGLPGIVIGHNQTVAWGFTNLTTDVTDLYVERIEGDQYWRDGALVPLEESTETIKVAGGDDIELTIRSTVHGPIISGLTDDFTAIADDPLPGLAAGGAEPGPTTEESDDEYAVSLRWTALDPGTAATAIFALSTAQDFEDFRYAASLFDVPAQNLIYADTEGNIGYQTPGRLPIRGAGDGWLPQPGWDSSSDWTGFIPFEELPVSYNPSSGYIVTANNAIVTDDYDYFLSRDWDYGYRAARIAHLIERRAAVAPLTAQDMRDIQTDNEMWIGKQLASALGDVDVSGKGPKEAVELLRTWDAQNAASSAGAAYANVLWSNLVQNIFAQRDQPLPISHQGRLFAVVSEMLDNPADPLWTNDKIDVDGMEQMLALSAEQAYDELSGLQGDVVARWNWGSLHAITLTSDTLGSSGIAPVEALFNRGPFPVSGGASVVNATGWELGESYATTTVPSMRMVVDLADFDASTWNHLTGASGHAYHEHYIDQTADWAAGVQKPWAFSAKAVDAATVDTLVLSPKG from the coding sequence ATGACGACAGACTCGCAGCCCATCGACGTACCCGCGCGCCGCGCGTGGGGCCCTCGCATCGGGCGCATCGCGTTCCTGGTGCTGGCCGCCATCATCGTGATCGCCGTGGCCGCCGCATTCTTCGTGACCTGGACCATCCAGCGTTCATTCCCGCAGACCTCCGGCACCGTGACGCTCGACGGGCTCGCTGCCGAGGTCACCGTGCAGCGCGACGACCGCGGCATCCCGACCATCACCGCAGACTCCACGGACGACCTGTTCTTCGCCGAGGGCTTCGTGCACGCGCAGGACCGCTTCTTCGAGATGGACTTCCGGCGCCACGTCACCTCTGGCCGTGTCGCCGAGATGTTCGGCGAGTCGCAGGCCGGGACGGATGCCTTCCTGCGCACGCTCGGATGGCGCAAGGTCGCCGAGGCCGAGGTCGCCGCGATGGACGAGAAGACGCTCAGCTATTACGAGGCCTATGCCGACGGTGTCAACGCCTACCTCGCGTCGCGCTCGGGTGCCGAGCTCTCGCTCGAGTATGCCGTCATCGGCATGCAGAACCCCGACTACACCCCTGAGCCCTGGGAACCTGCGGACTCGGTGGCATGGTTGAAGGCGATGGCCTGGGACCTCCGGGGCAACGTCGAGGACGAGTCCGAGCGGGCGCTGTTGGCCGCCGAACTCGACGCCGGTCCAACCGCCGATCCTGCCGTCGCCACCTCGACGATTCTCGAGAAGCTCTATCCCGACTACCCGTTCGACGAGAACCCGGTCATCGTCCCCAAGATCTCGACCGTGCCCACGCTCGACACCGACGCCGAAGCGGCGTTCACGACCGTGCCGGAGCAGGACGGCGACATCCAGCTGGCGACGACCACCCTGGACTGGGAAGAGACCTCGAGCGTGGTCGAAGCGGCGAGCATCCTGGTGGGCGAGGTCGGCGAAGGCATCGGATCGAACTCGTGGGTCGTCTCCGGATCGCTCACCGAGACCGGCATGCCCCTGCTGGCCAATGACCCGCACCTCGGCGCCTCCCTCCCCTCGGTCTGGTACCAGGTGCAGCTGAAGTGCTCGACCGTGAACGAGGCATGCCCGTTCGACGTCGGCGGCTTCTCGTTCTCGGGACTCCCCGGCATCGTGATCGGCCACAACCAGACCGTCGCCTGGGGATTCACGAACCTCACCACCGACGTCACCGACCTCTACGTCGAGCGGATCGAGGGAGACCAGTACTGGCGCGACGGCGCTCTCGTGCCGCTCGAGGAGAGCACCGAGACCATCAAGGTCGCCGGCGGGGACGACATCGAGCTCACGATCCGCTCGACCGTGCACGGACCGATCATCTCGGGCCTGACCGATGACTTCACCGCGATCGCCGACGACCCGTTGCCCGGACTCGCGGCCGGTGGGGCAGAACCGGGTCCGACGACGGAGGAATCCGACGACGAGTACGCCGTGAGCCTGCGGTGGACCGCGCTCGACCCCGGCACCGCCGCGACCGCGATCTTCGCCCTGTCGACCGCACAGGACTTCGAGGACTTCCGCTACGCGGCGTCCCTCTTCGATGTGCCGGCGCAGAACCTCATCTACGCCGACACCGAGGGCAACATCGGTTACCAGACGCCCGGTCGCCTGCCGATCCGCGGCGCCGGCGACGGCTGGCTCCCCCAGCCCGGATGGGACAGCAGCTCCGACTGGACCGGCTTCATCCCGTTCGAGGAGCTGCCGGTGTCGTACAACCCGAGCTCGGGCTACATCGTCACCGCGAACAACGCCATCGTGACCGACGATTACGACTACTTCCTCTCGAGGGACTGGGACTACGGCTACCGCGCAGCGCGCATCGCCCACCTGATCGAACGACGGGCGGCCGTGGCCCCGCTCACGGCGCAGGACATGCGTGACATCCAGACGGACAACGAGATGTGGATCGGCAAGCAGCTGGCGTCCGCACTCGGCGACGTGGACGTCTCCGGAAAGGGACCGAAGGAAGCCGTCGAGCTGTTGCGCACCTGGGATGCGCAGAACGCGGCATCCTCGGCCGGCGCCGCGTACGCGAACGTGCTGTGGTCGAACCTCGTGCAGAACATCTTCGCCCAGCGCGACCAGCCGCTGCCGATCAGCCACCAGGGACGCCTGTTCGCCGTCGTGTCGGAGATGCTCGACAACCCGGCCGACCCGCTCTGGACGAACGACAAGATCGACGTCGATGGGATGGAGCAGATGCTGGCGCTCTCCGCCGAGCAGGCCTACGACGAGCTCTCCGGCCTCCAGGGCGACGTGGTCGCCCGGTGGAACTGGGGTTCGCTGCATGCGATCACTCTGACCAGCGACACTCTGGGCTCCTCGGGCATCGCCCCCGTCGAAGCACTCTTCAACCGGGGCCCGTTCCCCGTCAGCGGCGGCGCCTCGGTGGTCAACGCGACCGGATGGGAGCTCGGCGAGAGCTACGCCACCACGACCGTTCCCTCGATGCGCATGGTGGTCGACCTCGCCGACTTCGACGCCTCCACCTGGAACCACCTCACGGGGGCCTCCGGCCATGCCTACCACGAGCACTACATCGACCAGACGGCCGACTGGGCCGCCGGTGTGCAGAAGCCGTGGGCGTTCTCGGCGAAGGCGGTGGATGCGGCAACGGTCGACACCCTGGTGCTGTCACCGAAGGGCTGA
- a CDS encoding monovalent cation/H+ antiporter complex subunit F, producing MNVLLILILIVFGVAAILTLIRIVRGPSILDRAVASDVLLTEVMCVIGAEMAINGHTRSIPVLLIIAAIGVFGSIAVARFVARRDNTTP from the coding sequence ATGAACGTGCTCCTGATCCTGATCCTGATCGTGTTCGGCGTCGCCGCGATCCTCACCCTCATCCGCATCGTGCGGGGGCCGTCGATCCTGGACCGCGCGGTGGCCTCCGACGTGCTGTTGACCGAGGTCATGTGCGTGATCGGCGCGGAGATGGCCATCAACGGGCACACCCGCAGCATCCCGGTGCTGTTGATCATCGCCGCGATCGGGGTGTTCGGCTCGATCGCCGTCGCGCGTTTCGTCGCGAGAAGGGACAACACGACACCATGA
- a CDS encoding Na+/H+ antiporter subunit E: MMERTRRHLWRDIGSQLPFLAWLVVLWMLLWAQFTVLSFLTGLVVAIFVTRVFRLPTVALSGRINVWYAALFVVQFLFAVLQGALYVTVQVFDFRRQPGAAIIAVPLRYADDLVMTHVAVTSSLIPGSLVVEADRDRRILYLHVIGVRNAADVEKQREGVLVWERRIVRALGSPAQYRALRADERAGSTKGGVR, encoded by the coding sequence ATGATGGAACGCACCCGCCGTCACCTCTGGCGCGACATCGGCTCGCAGCTGCCGTTCCTCGCCTGGCTCGTCGTGCTCTGGATGCTGCTGTGGGCGCAGTTCACCGTGCTGTCGTTCCTCACGGGTCTCGTCGTGGCGATCTTCGTGACCCGCGTGTTCCGTCTGCCCACAGTCGCTCTCTCCGGCCGGATCAACGTCTGGTACGCGGCGCTGTTCGTCGTGCAGTTCCTGTTCGCGGTGCTGCAGGGGGCGCTGTACGTGACCGTGCAGGTGTTCGACTTCCGCCGTCAGCCCGGTGCCGCGATCATCGCCGTGCCGCTCCGCTACGCCGACGACCTCGTGATGACGCACGTGGCCGTCACCTCTTCGCTGATCCCCGGGTCGCTCGTGGTCGAAGCCGATCGCGACCGCCGCATCCTCTACCTGCACGTGATCGGCGTTCGCAACGCCGCCGATGTCGAGAAGCAGCGCGAGGGCGTGCTGGTCTGGGAGCGTCGGATCGTGCGGGCGCTCGGAAGCCCCGCGCAGTACCGTGCTCTCAGGGCTGATGAGCGTGCCGGATCGACGAAGGGCGGTGTCCGATGA
- a CDS encoding Na+/H+ antiporter subunit D, producing the protein MTALVPLLVGLPLLGAAITLIFGRNARLQVVVTVLTLAAVSVIAAVLLVVVDAGEPLAVSVGGWPVPFGIVLYVDRLAALLVLISSIVLLAVLLFSIGQGVADGTDETPISIFNPSYLILAAGIFNAFIAGDLFNLYVGFEILLVASYVLITLGSTESRIRTGAVYIVVSLVSSILFLAAIAMIYGALGTVNMAQIAERMTELPQETQLVLHLMLVIAFGIKAAIFPVSFWLPDSYPTAPAPVTAVFAGLLTKVGVYALIRTETQLFADNDIDTLLLIVALATMIVGVLGAVAQAELKRILSFTLVSHVGYMIFGLAIATPAAIGATVYYIVHHIVVQTTLFLAVGLVERRAGSTSILRVKGLLKVAPVIAVLYFVPAINLGGLPPFSGFIGKFALFEAAASVGTPLMIVLIVGGIVTSLLTLYALMRAWNLAFWREEEDSSETEGRISYLGNAPAADEQQERRRIPKIMTYATAGMVAVTVALTVFAGPLYALCDRIGATLLDPVSLVQLQDEVDG; encoded by the coding sequence ATGACCGCGCTCGTTCCCCTGCTCGTCGGACTGCCCTTGCTCGGCGCCGCCATCACGCTGATCTTCGGCCGCAACGCCCGCCTCCAGGTCGTCGTCACGGTGTTGACCCTCGCCGCGGTCTCGGTGATCGCCGCCGTGCTGCTCGTGGTCGTGGATGCCGGTGAGCCGCTCGCCGTCTCGGTCGGAGGGTGGCCGGTGCCGTTCGGCATCGTGCTCTACGTGGACCGGCTCGCCGCGCTGCTGGTGCTCATCTCGAGCATCGTGCTGCTCGCGGTGCTCCTCTTCTCGATCGGCCAGGGAGTTGCGGACGGCACGGACGAGACGCCGATCTCGATCTTCAACCCCTCGTACCTGATCCTCGCCGCCGGCATCTTCAACGCCTTCATCGCGGGCGACCTGTTCAACCTCTACGTCGGCTTCGAGATCCTGCTCGTCGCCTCGTACGTGCTGATCACCCTGGGCAGCACGGAGTCACGCATCCGCACCGGCGCGGTCTACATCGTCGTCTCGCTCGTCTCGTCGATCCTGTTCCTCGCCGCGATCGCCATGATCTACGGTGCTCTCGGCACTGTGAACATGGCGCAGATCGCCGAACGGATGACGGAGCTGCCGCAGGAGACGCAGCTGGTGCTGCATCTGATGCTGGTGATCGCCTTCGGCATCAAGGCCGCGATCTTCCCCGTCTCCTTCTGGCTGCCCGACTCCTACCCGACGGCGCCGGCTCCCGTCACCGCGGTGTTCGCCGGCCTGCTGACGAAGGTCGGCGTATACGCGCTGATCCGCACCGAGACGCAGCTGTTCGCCGACAACGACATCGACACGCTGCTGCTGATCGTGGCGCTGGCGACCATGATCGTCGGCGTCCTCGGTGCGGTCGCGCAAGCCGAGCTCAAACGCATCCTGTCGTTCACCCTGGTCAGCCACGTCGGATACATGATCTTCGGGCTGGCGATAGCGACACCGGCAGCGATCGGCGCGACGGTGTACTACATCGTCCACCACATCGTCGTGCAGACGACGCTGTTCCTCGCGGTCGGTCTCGTGGAACGCCGAGCAGGCAGTACATCGATCCTGCGGGTGAAAGGGCTGCTCAAGGTCGCCCCGGTGATCGCCGTGCTCTACTTCGTGCCCGCCATCAACCTCGGCGGTCTGCCTCCGTTCTCCGGTTTCATCGGCAAGTTCGCGCTCTTCGAAGCGGCGGCATCCGTCGGCACCCCGCTCATGATCGTGCTGATCGTCGGTGGCATCGTGACCTCGCTCCTCACGCTGTATGCGCTGATGCGCGCCTGGAACCTCGCCTTCTGGCGCGAGGAGGAGGACTCGAGCGAGACCGAGGGGCGCATCTCCTACCTGGGCAACGCACCGGCCGCCGACGAGCAGCAGGAGCGGCGCCGGATCCCCAAGATCATGACGTATGCCACGGCAGGCATGGTCGCGGTCACCGTCGCACTGACGGTCTTCGCCGGTCCCCTCTACGCGCTGTGCGACCGCATCGGAGCCACGCTGCTCGATCCGGTCAGCCTGGTGCAGCTGCAGGATGAGGTGGACGGATGA
- a CDS encoding alpha/beta fold hydrolase, with translation MPKSLLAPKGVPVTLVEFERSGASLIAETFGEGAHTFILLHGIGMGRSVYLDVVQKLKGRMIAFDLPGFGEAPEPSRTFTMERHADLVAAYLREFDAGRVVVIGHSMGSQIAAELAARHPSLVEGVILAGPTVNKAARNIRAQATYLLRDLMGERPEVLWRGAREYLRGGPHLVRKMKATIVHEPEKAFARIDVPVLVLRGEDDPLAPMSWCQEIIDEIPGADLQVIPDHGHGTLISDSEPAARLIQRFADAL, from the coding sequence GTGCCGAAAAGTCTCCTCGCCCCGAAGGGCGTCCCTGTGACCCTCGTCGAGTTCGAGCGCAGCGGCGCCAGCCTGATCGCCGAGACCTTCGGCGAGGGCGCGCACACGTTCATCCTGCTGCACGGCATCGGCATGGGTCGCAGCGTCTATCTCGACGTCGTGCAGAAGCTGAAGGGACGCATGATCGCGTTCGACCTTCCCGGTTTCGGAGAGGCGCCGGAGCCCTCTCGCACGTTCACGATGGAGCGGCACGCCGACCTCGTCGCGGCGTACCTGCGTGAGTTCGACGCGGGCAGAGTGGTCGTGATCGGCCACTCGATGGGCAGTCAGATCGCGGCGGAGCTCGCGGCACGTCATCCGTCTCTCGTGGAGGGCGTCATCCTCGCCGGCCCCACGGTGAACAAGGCGGCCCGCAACATCCGTGCCCAGGCGACCTACCTGCTGCGCGACCTGATGGGCGAGCGGCCCGAGGTGCTGTGGCGCGGTGCGCGCGAGTATCTGCGTGGCGGCCCGCATCTGGTGCGCAAGATGAAGGCCACGATCGTGCACGAGCCCGAGAAGGCGTTCGCACGTATCGACGTGCCGGTGCTCGTTCTGCGCGGCGAGGACGACCCGCTCGCGCCGATGAGCTGGTGCCAGGAGATCATCGACGAGATCCCGGGCGCCGACCTCCAGGTGATCCCGGACCACGGCCACGGCACGCTGATCAGCGACTCCGAGCCCGCCGCGCGCCTGATCCAGCGCTTCGCCGACGCACTCTGA
- the mnhG gene encoding monovalent cation/H(+) antiporter subunit G, whose translation MNVFGLLIPDAVIDVAVLVLILLGALLCLSAAVGLLHFRDVPSRLHAATKPQVLGLVLICLAVALSQRSVGGILLGLVLVAPIVLMQFATAPLSAHMVGRQAYRNGTMEHRTLVVDELADSKQTPPGAG comes from the coding sequence ATGAACGTGTTCGGTCTGTTGATCCCCGACGCCGTGATCGACGTCGCGGTGCTCGTTCTCATCCTGCTCGGCGCACTGCTCTGCCTGTCGGCCGCGGTCGGACTGCTCCACTTCCGCGATGTGCCCTCCCGCCTGCACGCGGCCACCAAGCCCCAGGTGCTCGGCCTCGTGCTGATCTGCCTCGCGGTCGCTCTGTCGCAGCGCAGTGTGGGCGGCATCCTGCTCGGGCTCGTGCTGGTCGCTCCGATCGTGCTGATGCAGTTCGCGACCGCACCGCTCTCGGCGCACATGGTAGGACGTCAGGCCTATCGCAACGGCACCATGGAGCACCGCACCCTGGTCGTCGACGAGCTCGCGGATTCGAAGCAGACCCCTCCCGGCGCCGGGTAG
- a CDS encoding Na(+)/H(+) antiporter subunit C — protein sequence MDVSLTLIVIMAVLFACGVYAMLERSLTRVLIGFLLLGNATNLLLLIVMGVPGNAPFYDAEGSVSDPLPQALTLTAIVITFAVSAFLLALIYRSWQLGQADTVEDDEADIALRERTDADEDLMDDESDTADDEATTDFVGVQTAPITVLHMRDHSAIQDDAPTDLPSRPYTGTDSDDARPESPSPGSGSAQRDEGEDRT from the coding sequence ATGGATGTCTCCCTGACCCTGATCGTGATCATGGCCGTGTTGTTCGCATGCGGCGTCTACGCGATGCTCGAGCGCAGTCTCACCCGCGTGCTCATCGGCTTCCTGTTGCTCGGCAACGCGACCAACCTGCTGCTGCTGATCGTGATGGGCGTGCCGGGCAACGCGCCGTTCTACGACGCCGAGGGCAGTGTCAGCGACCCGCTGCCACAGGCGTTGACCCTCACGGCGATCGTCATCACGTTCGCCGTCTCGGCATTCCTGCTCGCCCTGATCTACCGCTCCTGGCAGCTCGGCCAGGCCGACACCGTCGAGGACGACGAAGCAGACATCGCCCTGCGCGAGCGCACGGATGCCGACGAAGACCTCATGGACGACGAGAGCGACACGGCAGACGACGAGGCCACGACCGACTTCGTGGGTGTGCAGACCGCGCCGATCACGGTGCTCCACATGCGAGATCACTCGGCCATCCAGGATGACGCTCCGACGGATCTGCCGTCGCGGCCGTACACCGGGACGGATTCCGACGATGCCCGGCCAGAGAGTCCTTCGCCCGGTTCAGGATCCGCACAACGAGACGAAGGGGAGGACCGCACATGA
- a CDS encoding Na+/H+ antiporter subunit A, whose amino-acid sequence MLTLLAVFLLGSLLMPVLVRWLGAQAFAIAALVPAAAFVHALVMTPQVLDPESSPYVSVAWIPQLGLNMSMHMDVLGWVLTLIVTGVGALVLLYCRWYFHDDSAGIGQFSAVLLGFAGAMYGLVLTDDLVMLVMFWEVTSILSYLLIGHYRRRAASRRAALQALLVTTLGGLVMFVGVVLLVVDAGTSSIREILALAPTGPIVDAAIVMLLIGAISKSALFPFHFWLPGAMAAPTPVSAYLHAAAMVKAGIYLIARFAPIFAFSAPWRPIVITLGIVTMLLGGIQALRETDLKRILAFGTVSQLGFFAVVVGYGTQAAALAGLALVIGHALFKSALFLIVGVIDRQLSTRDINELSGVGRQAPVMATAAFISVASMAGVAPTIGFVAKESTLTALLDDALAGSPWGLVAIIGVVLGSMLTAAYGVRFLWGAFWTKRDAQGGRMPTTAWPDPPVGFLSAPIILAGVTLAAGIGAPALDVALHGYAVTATPGLDPATGEATEGPGHLALWHGFEPALGISILSILLGFGLFLLTRRTGWDRKPRLLRFTAADVYYLVVRGVDRLSVLSTTLTQRGSLPVYVGTIFVVFVAAEVTALVASDIDRFQLSAWHTPAQIVVAPIMAAAGIFAVRAQKRYTGVVLVSVTGLGMVALFATSGAPDLALTQILVETVTMVTFALVLRRLPARMGEHNASVGRIPRALLGIGVGLTMALIAVVATQSRVADPISAAFPKLAYEIGHGKNVVNVALVDLRGWDTMGELSVLVLAATGVASLVFVTHRADLLAATRTLPRATRKAARSRPLVETTEGIRFQTTENQASPRAWLVGGQKMKPENRSILLEVIVRILFHTIIVVSIFLLFAGHNLPGGGFAGGLVAGMALVMRYIAGGRWELGAAAPTDAGRLLGAGLILAVGTAVIPLFFGLAPLTSSFWEWEIPGIGHMEFVTSTIFDIGVYLVVIGLVLDVLRSLGAEVDRQAQDMRERGVSI is encoded by the coding sequence ATGCTGACGCTCCTCGCCGTGTTCCTCCTCGGGTCGCTGTTGATGCCCGTTCTGGTGCGCTGGCTCGGAGCTCAGGCCTTCGCGATCGCGGCTCTGGTTCCCGCGGCCGCATTCGTGCATGCGCTCGTCATGACGCCTCAGGTCCTCGACCCGGAATCGTCTCCCTACGTCTCCGTCGCGTGGATCCCGCAACTCGGCTTGAACATGTCGATGCACATGGACGTGCTCGGGTGGGTGCTCACGCTGATCGTGACCGGGGTCGGCGCCCTCGTGCTGCTCTACTGCCGCTGGTACTTCCACGACGACTCCGCCGGGATCGGACAGTTCTCCGCCGTTCTGCTCGGCTTCGCCGGTGCGATGTACGGACTCGTGCTCACGGACGACCTCGTGATGCTCGTGATGTTCTGGGAGGTGACGAGCATCCTCTCGTACCTCCTGATCGGCCACTACCGGCGCCGTGCCGCCAGCCGTCGTGCCGCGCTGCAGGCGCTGCTGGTGACCACCCTCGGCGGTCTGGTGATGTTCGTCGGCGTCGTCCTCCTGGTCGTGGATGCCGGTACGTCCAGCATCCGCGAGATCCTCGCGCTCGCCCCCACCGGGCCGATCGTGGATGCCGCGATCGTGATGCTCCTGATCGGGGCGATCAGCAAGTCTGCGCTGTTCCCCTTCCACTTCTGGTTGCCCGGCGCCATGGCGGCGCCCACGCCGGTGAGCGCCTACCTGCACGCGGCGGCCATGGTGAAGGCCGGGATCTACCTGATCGCCCGCTTCGCTCCGATCTTCGCCTTCAGCGCTCCGTGGCGACCGATCGTGATCACGCTCGGCATCGTGACGATGCTGCTCGGCGGAATCCAGGCGCTGCGCGAGACCGACCTCAAGCGCATCCTCGCCTTCGGCACGGTCAGTCAGCTCGGCTTCTTCGCCGTGGTGGTCGGCTACGGAACGCAGGCTGCGGCTCTCGCCGGGCTCGCGCTGGTCATCGGGCACGCACTGTTCAAGTCGGCCCTGTTCCTGATCGTCGGCGTGATCGACCGCCAGCTGTCGACCCGTGACATCAACGAGCTCTCCGGTGTCGGCAGACAGGCCCCGGTGATGGCCACGGCCGCGTTCATCTCGGTGGCATCCATGGCCGGCGTCGCCCCGACCATCGGCTTCGTGGCCAAGGAATCCACTCTCACCGCGCTCCTCGACGATGCACTGGCCGGCTCGCCGTGGGGTCTGGTCGCCATCATCGGCGTCGTTCTGGGTTCCATGCTCACTGCGGCATATGGTGTCCGTTTCCTGTGGGGAGCCTTCTGGACCAAGCGCGATGCGCAGGGTGGCCGGATGCCGACCACCGCGTGGCCCGACCCTCCCGTCGGCTTCCTCTCGGCCCCGATCATCCTGGCCGGCGTCACCCTCGCCGCTGGTATCGGTGCACCGGCTCTCGACGTCGCACTGCACGGCTACGCGGTGACGGCCACCCCCGGACTCGACCCGGCGACCGGAGAGGCGACCGAGGGCCCCGGGCATCTCGCGCTCTGGCACGGCTTCGAACCGGCACTCGGCATCTCGATCCTCTCGATCCTGCTCGGCTTCGGGCTGTTCCTCCTCACCCGCCGCACCGGCTGGGACCGCAAGCCGCGACTGCTGCGCTTCACGGCAGCGGATGTCTACTACCTCGTCGTCCGCGGCGTCGACCGGCTCTCGGTGCTCAGCACCACCCTGACGCAGCGCGGTTCGCTGCCCGTGTATGTCGGCACGATCTTCGTGGTGTTCGTCGCTGCCGAGGTCACGGCACTCGTGGCGAGCGACATCGACCGATTCCAGCTGTCCGCCTGGCACACCCCTGCGCAGATCGTGGTGGCGCCGATCATGGCGGCCGCCGGTATCTTCGCCGTCCGCGCGCAGAAGAGGTACACCGGTGTGGTGCTGGTCTCGGTGACCGGACTCGGCATGGTGGCCCTGTTCGCGACCAGCGGCGCCCCCGACCTCGCCCTCACGCAGATCCTCGTCGAGACCGTGACGATGGTCACCTTCGCCCTCGTGCTGCGGCGGCTGCCCGCGCGCATGGGCGAGCACAACGCCTCGGTCGGCCGCATCCCCCGAGCACTGCTCGGCATCGGCGTCGGCCTCACGATGGCACTGATCGCCGTCGTCGCCACCCAATCCAGGGTCGCCGACCCGATCTCGGCCGCGTTCCCGAAGCTCGCCTACGAGATCGGGCACGGCAAGAACGTCGTCAACGTCGCCCTGGTCGACCTGCGTGGCTGGGACACCATGGGCGAGCTGTCGGTGCTCGTGCTCGCCGCGACCGGTGTCGCCTCGCTCGTGTTCGTCACGCATCGCGCCGATCTCCTCGCCGCGACCAGGACCCTGCCCCGCGCGACGCGCAAGGCCGCGCGCAGCCGGCCGCTGGTCGAGACCACCGAGGGCATCCGCTTCCAGACGACCGAGAACCAGGCCAGCCCGCGCGCCTGGCTCGTTGGCGGCCAGAAGATGAAACCGGAGAACCGGTCGATCCTGCTCGAGGTGATCGTCCGCATCCTCTTCCACACCATCATCGTGGTGTCGATCTTCCTGCTCTTCGCCGGCCACAACCTGCCGGGCGGCGGGTTCGCCGGAGGTCTCGTCGCGGGAATGGCGCTGGTCATGCGCTACATCGCCGGTGGACGCTGGGAGCTCGGCGCCGCCGCTCCGACGGATGCCGGACGCCTCCTGGGCGCAGGTCTGATCCTCGCCGTCGGTACCGCCGTCATCCCGCTCTTCTTCGGCCTCGCGCCGCTCACCAGCTCGTTCTGGGAATGGGAGATCCCCGGCATCGGGCACATGGAGTTCGTCACCTCGACCATCTTCGACATCGGCGTGTACCTCGTCGTGATCGGACTCGTGCTCGACGTGCTGCGCAGTCTCGGCGCTGAGGTCGACCGGCAGGCGCAGGACATGCGCGAGCGGGGGGTGAGCATCTGA